One segment of Leguminivora glycinivorella isolate SPB_JAAS2020 chromosome 12, LegGlyc_1.1, whole genome shotgun sequence DNA contains the following:
- the LOC125232203 gene encoding uncharacterized protein LOC125232203, giving the protein MPMLRYQFFASSSSKQHQNKINKMMKIFVIISTLVAIAAAKPDVLAAPVVAAPAPLVAAPVVTASSSQYYHRINNGLAAYVAAPAAYLTSAPYVAASAPYVAAPYPYSAPIVAV; this is encoded by the exons ATGCCGATGTTAAGATATCAGTTCTTTGCTTCATCATCAAGTAAGCAACACCAAAACAAAATCAACAAAATGATGAAGATT TTTGTAATCATCTCTACCCTCGTCGCCATCGCCGCGGCTAAGCCCGACGTGCTGGCGGCGCCCGTGGTGGCGGCGCCCGCGCCGCTGGTGGCGGCCCCCGTGGTGACGGCGTCCAGCTCGCAGTACTACCACCGCATCAACAACGGGCTGGCCGCGTACGTGGCCGCACCCGCCGCATACCTCACCTCCGCACCCTACGTCGCTGCATCGGCCCCATACGTGGCTGCCCCTTACCCTTATTCTGCTCCCATTGTTGCTGTTTAA